A window of the Lolium perenne isolate Kyuss_39 chromosome 7, Kyuss_2.0, whole genome shotgun sequence genome harbors these coding sequences:
- the LOC139833592 gene encoding uncharacterized protein, with amino-acid sequence MSLASSYSNPFAGPDPATIRLINIRDRVPVTLDATTSSYNPWKTYFTLLFREENLLDHVDGSIDSRVMAADPEWTSIDATLIRWFFTTISRDLFLTIIREGDNAAAVWTKLNGFFTDNKLQRRVFLHQEFMDCHQDDQTIDEYTRRLKQLADELRDIGAPIDDDFILSTLTANLHEYFGNAASNLTLMPDPSFPKFVSYLKLEEHRMKGVKKRAQHHALAAGIFRGAPPTAPVPAPLPPLNRSRAVVAATGVAAASSRSSRSRRPLGAARLPARCSPPLPGRTAYFAGPTASPHGASYPAFGATPPAASYPSYYAPPPVAVPPAMYPPQVPPPWDPALLAALHSAPSPANYGSGGDYFMDTGATAHMTNHPVKSLVSVRQLTRENPISVKFDAAGFSVKDARTRTVLHRCDSPTDELYPMHPSSIAAPRPAALATSVDLWHARLGHPNATTDNGKEFDNAAVRHLLASHGTVFRLTCPYTSQQNGRAERVIRTLNDCVPPHGSVGTLAAPAPPAAPAAPAPPLTPAAPASPAAPAAPAPLAAPAAPAPPAAPAAPAPHAAAPLDGVLTRARTGTSRPNPRYTDPAYAYATSTSVPSPLPSSARAALHDPHWLAAMREEFDALQRNRTWQLVPRPPHANVISGKWVFRHKTHPDGSLERHKARWVVRGFHQRAGVDFTDTFARLSNWARFTPFFSLRPLELGRFTSSMCPMHSCTGISLSKCSISSLLAPRAWYQRMAGFLQQQGFQSTRSDASLFVYHQGAATAYLLLYVDDIIPTASSTALLQQITAQLSAEFALKDLGALHYFLGIEVVRTATGFFLHQQKYAHDQLERAGMLNCKPASTPVDTKAKVSAVEGSPVSDAAFYRFVVGGLQYLTLTRPYLQYVVQQVCLHMHAPRDTHWALVKRILRYIRGTMSMGLTLTASSDTSLVAYSDADWAGCPDTRHSTSGYCVYLGPSLILWSSKRQPTVSRSSAEAEYRAVANAVAECSWLQQLLQELHCPVPKATIAYCDNVSTVYLSANPVHHRRTKHIELDIHFVREHVALGRVRVLHVPTDQQFSDVMTKGLPTSTFESFRSSLCVTGAASTAGGC; translated from the exons ATGTCGTTGGCCTCCTCCTACTCCAACCCCTTCGCCGGCCCCGACCCCGCCACCATCCGCCTCATCAACATCCGCGATCGCGTCCCCGTCACCCTCgacgccaccacctcctcctACAACCCATGGAAAACCTACTTCACCCTTCTCTTCCGCGAGGAGAACCTTCTGGATCATGTTGATGGCTCCATCGACTCGCGCGTCATGGCGGCTGACCCCGAGTGGACCTCGATCGACGCTACGCTCATCCGGTGGTTCTTCACCACGATCTCGCGCGATCTGTTCCTCACCATCATCCGGGAAGGCGACAACGCTGCCGCCGTGTGGACCAAGCTCAACGGCTTCTTCACCGACAACAAGCTTCAGCGCCGCGTCTTCTTGCATCAAGAGTTCATGGACTGCCACCAGGACGACCAGACCATCGACGAATACACTCGTCGCCTCAAGCAGTTGGCGGATGAGCTGCGCGACATCGGAGCCCCGATCGATGATGATTTCATCCTCAGCACCCTCACCGCCAATCTTCATGAGTACTTCGGCAATGCGGCTAGCAACCTCACCCTGATGCCCGACCCCTCTTTTCCCAAGTTTGTGTCCTACCTCAAGCTTGAAGAACATCGGATGAAGGGCGTGAAGAAGCGCGCGCAGCACCATGCTCTTGCCGCCGGCATCTTCCGTGGCGCTCCTCCCACCGCCCCGGTACCCGCCCCCCTGCCGCCCCTCAACCGCAGCAGGGCGGTCGTCGCGGCAACCGGCGTGGCGGCCGCAAGCAgccgcagcagccgcagccgccgGCCCCTGGGGGCGGCCAGGCTCCCCGCGCGATGCAGCCCTCCCCTCCCTGGACGTACA GCGTACTTCGCCGGGCCTACTGCGTCGCCTCACGGTGCCTCCTACCCGGCCTTCGGCGCCACGCCTCCCGCCGCTTCGTACCCGAGCTACTACGCGCCTCCGCCTGTCGCCGTGCCACCCGCCATGTACCCTCCACAGGTGCCGCCGCCATGGGACCCTGCTCTCCTCGCCGCGCTGCACTCGGCGCCCTCTCCCGCCAACTACGGCAGTGGCGGTGATTACTTCATGGACACGGGCGCTACCGCTCACATGACAAATCATCCCG TTAAAAGTCTAGTTTCTGTTCGCCAACTTACTCGAGAAAATCCTATCTCTGTTAAATTTGACGCCGCTGGTTTTTCTGTGAAGGACGCCCGCACTCGGACGGTTCTGCACCGATGTGACAGCCCTACCGACGAGCTCTACCCGATGCACCCCTCCTCCATAGCCGCCCCTCGCCCAGCCGCCCTCGCCACCAGCGTCGACCTTTGGCATGCTCGTCTTGGTCATCCCAACGCCACC ACTGACAACGGAAAGGAATTTGACAACGCCGCTGTCCGCCATCTCCTCGCGTCGCACGGCACCGTCTTCCGTCTCACTTGTCCTTATACGTCTCAACAGAATGGCCGCGCCGAACGCGTCATCCGCACTCTTAATGACTGC GTTCCACCTCACGGCAGCGTCGGGACACTGGCTGCGCCCGCGCCCCCTGCAGCGCCAGCTGCGCCCGCGCCTCCTTTGACGCCGGCTGCGCCTGCATCTCCTGCAGCGCCGGCTGCGCCCGCGCCCCTTGCGGCCCCGGCTGCGCCCGCGCCCCCTGCGGCCCCGGCTGCGCCCGCGCCCCATGCAGCTGCACCTCTCGACGGTGTGCTCACCCGTGCTCGGACCGGGACTAGTCGTCCGAACCCGCGCTACACCGACCCCGCGTATGCGTATGCTACCTCTACGTCGGTGCCGTCTCCACTGCCCTCCTCCGCCCGTGCCGCCCTTCATGATCCGCACTGGCTTGCTGCTATGCGCGAAGAGTTCGATGCTCTCCAGCGCAACCGCACATGGCAGCTTGTGCCCCGACCTCCTCATGCCAATGTCATCTCTGGCAAATGGGTCTTTCGGCACAAGACTCACCCGGATGGTTCTCTTGAGCGCCATAAGGCGCGCTGGGTGGTACGCGGCTTTCATCAGCGTGCTGGCGTGGACTTCACCGACACCTTCGCCCGGTTGTCAAACTGGGCACGATTCACGCCGTTCTTCAGCTTGCGGCCTCTCGAGCTTGGCCGGTTCACCAGCTCGATGTGTCCAATGCATTCTTGCACGGGCATCTCACTGAGCAAGTGTTCTATCAGCAGCCTACTG GCTCCTCGAGCTTGGTACCAGCGGATGGCGGGTTTTCTTCAGCAGCAGGGGTTTCAGTCTACACGGTCCGACGCCTCCCTGTTCGTGTACCACCAGGGCGCCGCCACTGCATACCTCCTTctgtacgtcgacgacatcatcccGACTGCTTCCTCGACGGCTCTTCTGCAGCAGATCACAGCGCAGCTCAGTGCTGAGTTCGCCCTCAAGGACTTGGGGGCCctccactacttcctcggcatcgaggtcgtCCGCACCGCCACCGGgttcttcttgcatcagcagaagTATGCGCATGACCAGCTGGAGCGCGCCGGCATGCTTAACTGCAAGCCCGCTTCCACGCCTGTCGACACGAAGGCTAAGGTATCCGCCGTTGAGGGCTCTCCGGTGTCCGATGCTGCCTTCTATCGCTTCGTCGTTGGTGGTCTTCAGTACCTCACCTTGACGAGGCCGTACCTTCAGTACGTTGTTCAGCAGGTGTGCCTTCACATGCACGCTCCGCGTGACACTCATTGGGCACTGGTAAAACGGATCCTCCGTTATATCCGTGGCACCATGTCCATGGGACTCACCCTGACGGCCTCTTCCGATACCAGCCTTGTCGCCTACTCCGACGCCGACTGGGCTGGGTGTCCTGACACGCGCCACTCTACCTCTGGCTACTGTGTCTACCTTGGTCCCTCCCTGATATTGTGGTCGTCTAAGCGACAACCCACGGTTTCACGCTCGAGCGCCGAGGCTGAGTACAGGGCTGTGGCTAACGCCGTTGCTGAGTGTTCCTGGCTACAACAGCTTTTACAGGAGCTCCACTGCCCGGTTCCGAAGGCCACGATTGCCTACTGCGACAATGTCTCCACGGTGTATCTCTCAGCTAATCCCGTACATCATCGCAGGACGAAGCATATCGAGCTCGACATTCACTTCGTTCGGGAGCACGTCGCCCTTGGTCGTGTCCGTGTTCTACACGTTCCCACCGATCAGCAGTTCTCCGATGTGATGACGAAAGGCCTTCCTACCTCGACTTTCGAGAGCTTCAGGTCCAGTCTTTGCGTCACTGGCGCcgcttcgactgcgggggggtgTTGA